A region from the Methanofollis liminatans DSM 4140 genome encodes:
- a CDS encoding diphthine--ammonia ligase — translation MRLGVLCSGGKDSLFACWRAMQKEEVVCLITIVPANPESYMFHTPNVRLAALQAEAADLPLVEVESAGEEEKELDDLRRAVLIARERHGIEGVVTGAILSVYQATRVQRICHDLGLWCFNPLWHADQEAYMQGLIDEGFAVIVAGVYSAPFDERWLGRRIDAAAVAELRAMAEKYRITLTGEGGEIETFVTDAPFFTRRIEIREASAEYKNYNGTYRIEKAVLVPK, via the coding sequence ATGAGACTCGGCGTACTCTGTTCAGGCGGGAAAGACTCGCTCTTTGCATGCTGGCGGGCGATGCAGAAGGAAGAGGTGGTCTGCCTGATCACCATCGTCCCGGCGAACCCGGAGAGTTATATGTTCCACACGCCAAATGTCCGCCTCGCCGCCCTGCAGGCCGAGGCGGCGGACCTCCCTCTCGTCGAGGTGGAGTCGGCCGGCGAGGAGGAGAAGGAGCTCGACGACCTGAGGCGGGCGGTCCTGATCGCGCGGGAACGCCACGGGATCGAGGGGGTCGTCACCGGGGCAATCCTCTCGGTGTACCAGGCGACGCGGGTGCAGCGGATCTGCCATGACCTCGGGCTCTGGTGCTTCAACCCGCTCTGGCACGCCGACCAGGAGGCGTACATGCAGGGCCTGATCGACGAGGGTTTTGCGGTGATCGTCGCCGGGGTCTACTCCGCACCCTTCGACGAGCGGTGGCTCGGGCGCCGGATCGACGCCGCCGCCGTCGCGGAGTTGAGGGCGATGGCAGAGAAGTACCGGATCACCCTCACCGGCGAAGGCGGGGAGATCGAGACCTTCGTCACCGATGCGCCGTTTTTCACACGGCGGATCGAGATCAGGGAGGCTTCGGCCGAATACAAAAATTACAATGGCACCTATAGAATAGAGAAAGCCGTGCTGGTGCCGAAATGA
- a CDS encoding ParA family protein: protein MFIIFHAKFTYQGETITRIAFAHHKGGTGKTSSCLNIAGYLQKSGERVLVVDCDPQANATSGLGISPTGLETSIYDLFMSRFEGFPEVSIRDLIVRTASGIDLVPSTLDLVGAEPYLYQSEGRATVLRDALDEISPNYDMVLIDTPPSMGQFVINGLVAADHTIVNLDPGIFALEGIETMNAIFQDIRENIGGDVRAEIAIMSQESPVQGQRAGLLDAILGLLSQREKRIEPEAIDERVSASFMMVETVPFSPEVPAAQRKGLPISHYAPDCPAGQAYRKIASTVGHWKK from the coding sequence ATCTTTATAATCTTTCATGCAAAATTCACATATCAGGGTGAGACCATAACGCGTATTGCATTTGCCCATCACAAGGGAGGAACGGGAAAGACATCGTCCTGTCTTAATATTGCAGGCTATCTTCAAAAGTCCGGAGAACGCGTCCTGGTCGTGGACTGCGATCCCCAGGCAAATGCAACTTCAGGTCTTGGCATCAGCCCGACCGGCCTGGAGACCAGCATCTATGATCTCTTTATGAGCAGGTTCGAGGGGTTTCCAGAAGTATCCATCAGGGACCTGATCGTCAGGACGGCATCCGGGATCGACCTTGTGCCCTCCACCCTGGACCTTGTCGGTGCCGAACCATATCTCTACCAGTCTGAAGGCAGGGCAACTGTTCTGAGAGATGCGCTCGATGAGATCTCGCCCAATTACGATATGGTCCTGATAGATACGCCCCCGAGCATGGGTCAGTTTGTGATCAACGGTCTCGTGGCAGCGGATCACACGATCGTAAATCTCGACCCCGGCATCTTCGCCCTCGAGGGGATCGAGACCATGAACGCGATATTTCAGGACATCCGCGAGAACATCGGCGGGGATGTCAGGGCAGAGATTGCAATCATGAGCCAGGAAAGCCCTGTGCAGGGGCAGAGAGCGGGGCTTCTCGACGCAATTCTCGGACTCCTCTCTCAGCGGGAAAAGAGGATAGAGCCGGAAGCGATCGATGAGCGCGTCTCGGCGTCATTTATGATGGTTGAAACGGTGCCCTTCTCTCCGGAGGTTCCGGCAGCACAGCGGAAGGGTCTCCCGATATCTCATTATGCACCCGACTGTCCGGCCGGTCAGGCCTACAGGAAGATTGCATCGACCGTCGGGCACTGGAAGAAATGA
- a CDS encoding methyl-accepting chemotaxis protein, whose product MTEKLGRKALFAAPAALNGNGFEKAAEDQVAGAEIEEIAAFLQSVIAGGSPAGIDPGSFPANLRGLAEVVSHAATAIHEHRTVQTGQQIVFGESPMPMVTVDRGLETLDVNQAYCDLIGESRERILAGTGKKVAIKLLSGDKTEIVFSKGRKTLSVLEFTVGGEKKVLEQYGIPMPDESGEVVQALFVFNDITAVREKERELKEELAMIAELQGRAQTIVDQNPMPILLLDADFTVTSSNEAYAAMSGIRLERLVGMSARTFKILEQRGEGLKQAVQLKKRCYGEVTVDLPSGVHILEQYGIPFLSQDGNLESILVVYNDITEERKKEEELKEEMDTIQQLQRRSQVVVDQNPMPILLLDPSFTVTSANEAYASMSGIRLERLSGMNARSFTIVEQKGEGLKQAVQLKKRCYGEVTVELPSGVHILEQYGIPFISEDGNLESLLVVYNDITKRREKEDEIKRILAEVEARGKKLEENAAELGAVMEIVAQGDLSQEARIGKDDLLATVKRDYNSSIQRFKETIEEVNSVASIVEKNARETSRGAADIGKATEQVALATQQSSEATRNLLGNIESVTRGISDLSASIEEIASTTQEVMKKAVNSSQEGAAGAEIGKVAYNKMESVGTISEQTVADIVHLNAQMHEITKIVKLINEISNQTNLLALNAAIEAARAGEHGRGFAVVAGEIRNLAGDSRKASQHIEELIAAIQKESEKTADSMRSSHKEIQEGIDSVKQAINALTKISADINDAANAITEITRATEDQAHATNNVMEMMEQAASRTKENLARVEDMAALAEEVSASTQEVGSAAHELASLSADLKRKMDMFKIG is encoded by the coding sequence ATGACAGAGAAACTGGGCAGAAAGGCATTGTTCGCCGCCCCTGCGGCACTGAACGGGAACGGCTTCGAGAAGGCTGCAGAGGACCAGGTGGCAGGAGCGGAGATCGAGGAGATCGCAGCGTTCTTGCAGAGCGTCATTGCGGGCGGCAGTCCGGCCGGGATCGATCCCGGGAGTTTTCCGGCCAACCTGAGGGGCCTGGCCGAGGTCGTCAGCCATGCGGCGACGGCGATCCACGAGCACCGGACAGTGCAGACCGGGCAGCAGATCGTCTTTGGCGAGAGCCCGATGCCGATGGTGACGGTGGACCGCGGCCTGGAGACCCTCGATGTCAACCAGGCGTACTGCGACCTGATCGGGGAGAGCCGCGAGCGCATCCTCGCCGGCACCGGGAAAAAGGTGGCCATAAAACTGCTCTCCGGCGATAAAACCGAGATCGTCTTCTCGAAAGGCAGGAAAACCCTGAGCGTCCTCGAATTCACCGTCGGCGGCGAAAAGAAGGTCCTCGAACAGTACGGCATTCCGATGCCCGACGAGAGCGGGGAGGTCGTGCAGGCGCTCTTCGTCTTCAACGACATCACGGCGGTGCGGGAGAAAGAGCGGGAGTTGAAAGAGGAACTCGCCATGATCGCCGAACTGCAGGGGCGCGCCCAGACCATCGTGGACCAGAACCCGATGCCTATCCTCCTCCTGGACGCCGACTTCACCGTCACCTCTTCAAACGAGGCCTATGCCGCGATGTCAGGGATCAGGCTCGAACGCCTGGTGGGCATGAGCGCCAGGACCTTCAAGATCCTCGAACAGCGGGGTGAGGGGCTCAAGCAGGCGGTCCAGTTAAAGAAGCGCTGCTACGGCGAGGTGACCGTCGATCTCCCCTCGGGCGTCCACATCCTCGAACAGTACGGCATCCCCTTCCTCTCCCAGGACGGAAACCTGGAGAGCATCCTTGTCGTCTATAACGACATCACCGAGGAGCGGAAGAAAGAGGAGGAACTCAAAGAGGAGATGGACACAATCCAGCAGTTGCAGCGCCGCTCCCAGGTCGTCGTGGACCAGAACCCGATGCCGATCCTCCTCCTCGATCCCTCTTTCACGGTCACCTCTGCAAACGAGGCCTATGCCTCGATGTCAGGGATCAGGCTCGAACGACTCAGTGGCATGAACGCACGCTCCTTCACCATCGTGGAGCAGAAAGGTGAGGGGCTCAAACAGGCGGTCCAGTTAAAGAAGCGCTGCTATGGAGAGGTGACCGTCGAGCTCCCTTCGGGGGTGCATATCCTCGAACAGTACGGCATCCCGTTCATCTCCGAAGACGGAAACCTGGAGAGCCTCCTTGTCGTCTATAACGATATCACAAAGCGGCGGGAAAAAGAGGACGAGATCAAGCGTATCCTGGCGGAAGTGGAGGCGAGAGGGAAAAAACTCGAAGAAAACGCCGCCGAACTGGGAGCCGTGATGGAGATTGTGGCGCAGGGCGATCTTTCGCAGGAGGCCAGGATCGGAAAAGACGACCTGCTTGCAACGGTGAAGAGGGATTATAACAGTTCTATCCAGAGGTTTAAGGAGACGATCGAGGAGGTAAACAGCGTGGCCTCCATCGTCGAGAAAAATGCGCGGGAGACCAGCAGAGGAGCCGCCGATATCGGAAAAGCAACTGAGCAGGTCGCTCTTGCAACCCAGCAGTCCTCCGAGGCGACACGGAACCTTCTTGGCAATATCGAATCGGTGACACGGGGGATATCCGACCTTTCAGCGTCGATCGAAGAGATCGCCAGCACGACACAGGAAGTGATGAAGAAAGCGGTCAATTCATCGCAGGAAGGTGCTGCAGGTGCTGAGATCGGGAAGGTTGCCTATAATAAGATGGAGTCGGTCGGCACCATCTCAGAGCAGACGGTGGCGGATATTGTGCACCTGAACGCCCAGATGCACGAGATCACCAAGATCGTCAAACTCATCAACGAGATCTCAAACCAGACCAATCTGCTCGCCCTGAACGCGGCGATCGAGGCGGCACGCGCCGGAGAGCACGGGCGGGGCTTCGCCGTCGTCGCCGGCGAGATCAGGAACCTTGCAGGAGATTCACGAAAGGCAAGCCAGCATATCGAAGAACTGATCGCAGCGATCCAGAAAGAGAGCGAGAAAACCGCCGATTCGATGCGCTCCTCCCACAAGGAGATCCAGGAGGGGATCGACAGCGTCAAACAGGCGATCAATGCCCTCACCAAGATCAGTGCCGATATCAACGACGCCGCAAACGCGATCACCGAAATCACGCGGGCCACCGAGGACCAGGCACATGCGACCAATAATGTGATGGAGATGATGGAACAGGCGGCCTCCAGGACGAAGGAGAACCTCGCGCGGGTCGAGGACATGGCCGCGCTCGCCGAGGAGGTCAGCGCCTCGACGCAGGAGGTCGGGAGTGCCGCACACGAACTCGCCAGCCTTTCCGCCGATCTGAAGCGCAAGATGGACATGTTCAAAATAGGCTGA
- a CDS encoding type 1 glutamine amidotransferase — protein MILIVDLCWKENSLSRYEFVSPIEGIVRRAGFPSVTRHFAGIEESDLDGVSAVLLCGTALQDNRFAEDLERFAWLRTCPLPVLGICAGMQAVAGAFGGRIEPDLRIGMTDVSVLRPDGIFAGKDLFPAYELHAFAVAPPACFEVLAVSEGCVQAVRHVSRPIYGVLFHPEVRNEWVVTRFLEEHAGPAS, from the coding sequence ATGATCCTGATCGTCGATCTCTGCTGGAAAGAAAACTCCCTGAGCCGGTACGAGTTCGTCTCGCCGATCGAGGGGATCGTCAGGCGGGCGGGGTTCCCCTCGGTCACGCGGCACTTTGCCGGGATCGAGGAGAGCGATCTCGACGGGGTCTCGGCCGTCCTCCTCTGCGGGACCGCCCTGCAGGACAACCGCTTCGCAGAAGATCTCGAGCGGTTTGCGTGGCTCCGCACCTGCCCCCTCCCGGTGCTCGGGATCTGTGCCGGGATGCAGGCGGTCGCCGGGGCCTTTGGCGGGCGGATCGAGCCCGACCTCAGGATCGGGATGACAGACGTCAGCGTCCTCAGGCCTGACGGGATCTTCGCGGGGAAGGATCTGTTCCCGGCCTACGAACTCCACGCCTTCGCCGTCGCCCCGCCGGCGTGCTTTGAGGTCCTCGCCGTCTCGGAAGGGTGCGTGCAGGCGGTCCGCCACGTATCCAGGCCGATCTACGGCGTGCTCTTCCACCCCGAGGTGAGGAACGAGTGGGTCGTCACCCGGTTCCTGGAAGAGCACGCCGGTCCGGCATCCTGA
- a CDS encoding bifunctional RecB family nuclease/DEAD/DEAH box helicase — MPRHNLSPSLIARFFHHECQRFLRYSAVPLADRRALGIPDAVEEHTQVSELLTAKGLAWEDEVVGRKIPGLVHMAPGGGAYHDRRFSAEESVRILSSMAAGSGAYQATLIVPPSFYRRYGLDPEVCSFHECRPDLIWCLPDGEGRLLRVIDLKATDSLKTSHRIQVGLYALILDAAIADGGIPAVADRSAAGIWLQDAETPEIITIGTDLQVLEHFLADDLGAIMAAPPASLPWHLQPKCEQCPFFVSCMREAEETGSISLIPGLTAGARQFLSDGAGVDTLPDLDRFLSSPGADEALEACGSLRGKGEILRRQIRAVREGTVVPLDGASPSLPVNESVGVVITLQREPVGGRIYAAGFRRFKGKDVYDSPSREWIGVASGEEECGAVAGGFVRALYDELAVLSAYNEGKAFAEQRSLQTYVADRREHRLFLEILEECAGESGEAAALLRHYAGEGREGARTKVPVVVLSGVAEECAAFPDPVFCRIPDALAALKGSGHPPSDLFWPALGNGMKADAVYRAWYSGHADAVRWVQDEIRRRLRMGGDLLAALRERMTPRRWPDRFRLTPPETIEHPEYAALIAALRRSAAAAAAEAQRLRCLPTKEAEDLGGRICIRCVGGDEWSVLSRPDPAALGQPNGLLNFLLVPETPEGVAAAQAFDDGLYASKTAPPGGEIRFAGIAGTTESRGKVSRLRLATRATGDQDAFSPGDRALLFPRATDFTTATIVEQVLEWDRRPDGDLLALMREPQGFAGRGAAAVPDGGAHAGFTPSQEEAYRHILANRLTLVWGPPGTGKTHFLAHAMLGLVSSADGPVRIAVSALTHAAIENLLFELQDAAGSSMALRLTVGKLDRTTTPRGRNLHVLSRDVLAAATRLPDRFVLGGTAKAFHKHRTYLPSFDVLVLDEASQVTFGELALLLPLLKPGGKLVFAGDDLQLPPIWGAGAGEGAEGAEEIQDSVFGWLRRRDQGPAPYTCQLLENWRMNATLSAFSAGTLYGQGYRPANRSVAEQRIRLAPPSSPDPFIEAVLDPDHPLTVVVLEEVRASVKNSAEAALVAEIASALRERMFEPGGDGPYPGGRAGDEAFWRRGLFIVSPHHAQIRAIREELAGGRAWEADPFVETVEKMQGQQCEAVIVSYGVSDHETALREAEFIYSRNRLNVSVTRARAKCIVFLPRPLLEPSFDLLQNEKAGEGLRHMLDLIAFCRREGEERTFTLDKAGRVTVLRTA; from the coding sequence ATGCCCCGGCACAACCTGAGCCCCTCCCTCATCGCCCGTTTCTTCCACCATGAATGCCAGCGTTTTCTCCGGTATTCGGCGGTCCCCCTGGCGGACCGGCGGGCGCTCGGCATCCCGGACGCCGTCGAGGAGCACACGCAGGTCTCAGAACTCCTCACCGCAAAGGGGCTTGCATGGGAGGACGAGGTGGTCGGGAGAAAGATACCCGGCCTCGTCCATATGGCGCCGGGCGGCGGTGCCTATCATGACCGACGGTTTTCTGCAGAAGAGAGTGTCCGGATTCTCTCGTCGATGGCGGCGGGGTCGGGGGCGTACCAGGCCACCCTGATCGTCCCGCCGTCGTTTTACCGGCGCTACGGCCTGGACCCTGAGGTCTGCTCCTTCCACGAGTGCAGGCCCGACCTGATCTGGTGCCTCCCTGACGGGGAGGGGCGCCTCCTCAGGGTCATCGACCTGAAGGCGACCGACAGTTTAAAGACGTCCCACCGGATTCAGGTGGGGCTCTACGCCCTGATCCTGGACGCCGCCATCGCCGACGGGGGGATCCCGGCCGTTGCCGACCGGTCCGCCGCCGGGATCTGGCTCCAGGACGCCGAGACGCCGGAGATCATCACGATAGGCACCGACCTGCAGGTGCTCGAACACTTTCTCGCCGACGACCTCGGGGCGATCATGGCGGCGCCCCCGGCGTCGCTGCCCTGGCACCTCCAGCCGAAATGCGAACAGTGCCCATTTTTTGTGTCCTGCATGAGGGAGGCTGAGGAGACCGGGTCGATCTCCCTCATCCCGGGCCTCACCGCAGGGGCGAGGCAGTTCCTCAGCGACGGCGCGGGCGTGGACACCCTCCCTGACCTCGACCGCTTTCTCTCCTCGCCGGGCGCCGACGAGGCCCTGGAGGCGTGCGGGTCCCTGAGGGGGAAGGGCGAGATCCTCCGCAGGCAGATCCGCGCCGTCCGCGAGGGGACGGTCGTCCCGCTCGATGGCGCCTCGCCCTCGCTCCCGGTCAATGAGTCGGTCGGGGTGGTGATCACCCTCCAGCGCGAACCGGTCGGGGGCAGGATCTACGCCGCCGGGTTCAGGCGGTTCAAGGGGAAGGACGTCTACGACTCCCCGTCCAGGGAATGGATCGGGGTCGCCTCGGGGGAGGAGGAGTGCGGGGCGGTCGCCGGAGGGTTCGTGCGGGCGCTGTACGACGAACTCGCCGTCCTCTCTGCCTACAACGAAGGGAAGGCGTTTGCCGAACAGCGGTCGCTCCAGACCTATGTCGCCGACCGGCGGGAGCACCGCCTCTTCCTCGAGATCCTGGAGGAGTGCGCCGGGGAGAGCGGGGAGGCGGCGGCGCTGCTCAGGCACTATGCCGGCGAGGGCAGGGAAGGGGCGCGGACGAAGGTCCCGGTCGTCGTCCTCTCCGGGGTCGCAGAGGAGTGTGCCGCCTTCCCCGACCCGGTCTTCTGCAGGATACCCGACGCCCTCGCCGCCCTCAAAGGGTCAGGCCACCCCCCTTCTGATCTCTTCTGGCCCGCCCTGGGCAACGGGATGAAGGCCGACGCCGTCTACCGCGCCTGGTACAGCGGCCATGCCGATGCGGTGCGGTGGGTCCAGGACGAGATCCGCAGGCGTCTGCGCATGGGCGGCGACCTCCTCGCCGCTCTGCGCGAGAGGATGACCCCGCGGCGCTGGCCTGACCGCTTCCGCCTCACCCCGCCCGAAACGATCGAGCACCCGGAGTATGCCGCCCTCATCGCCGCCCTGCGGCGGTCGGCGGCGGCGGCGGCGGCAGAGGCGCAGCGCCTCAGGTGCCTCCCGACAAAGGAGGCCGAGGACCTCGGCGGCAGGATCTGCATCCGGTGCGTGGGCGGGGACGAGTGGAGCGTCCTCTCCCGCCCTGACCCTGCAGCGCTCGGCCAGCCTAACGGCCTGCTAAACTTCCTCCTCGTCCCGGAAACCCCTGAGGGGGTCGCCGCAGCACAGGCCTTCGACGATGGGCTCTACGCTTCGAAGACCGCACCGCCAGGCGGGGAGATCAGGTTCGCCGGGATCGCCGGGACCACGGAGTCCCGCGGAAAGGTCTCCCGCCTCCGTCTTGCCACGCGCGCGACCGGCGACCAGGACGCCTTCTCGCCCGGGGATCGGGCCCTTCTCTTCCCGCGGGCCACTGACTTCACGACGGCGACGATCGTCGAGCAGGTCCTCGAATGGGACCGGCGGCCAGACGGCGACCTCCTGGCCCTGATGAGGGAGCCGCAGGGCTTCGCCGGGCGGGGAGCGGCGGCGGTGCCGGACGGCGGCGCTCATGCAGGGTTCACTCCGAGCCAGGAGGAGGCGTACCGCCACATCCTGGCGAACAGGCTGACCCTCGTATGGGGCCCGCCGGGAACGGGCAAGACCCATTTCCTCGCCCATGCGATGCTCGGGCTGGTCTCGTCGGCCGACGGGCCGGTCAGGATCGCCGTCAGCGCCCTCACCCATGCGGCGATCGAGAACCTCCTTTTCGAACTCCAGGACGCCGCCGGGTCCTCGATGGCCCTCCGCCTCACCGTCGGCAAACTGGACCGGACGACGACGCCGAGAGGGCGGAACCTGCACGTGCTTTCCCGCGACGTCCTGGCGGCGGCGACCCGCCTCCCCGACCGCTTCGTCCTGGGCGGGACGGCAAAGGCGTTCCATAAACACCGGACATACCTCCCCTCCTTCGACGTCCTGGTCCTCGACGAGGCCTCGCAGGTCACCTTCGGAGAACTCGCCCTTCTCCTGCCCCTCCTGAAACCCGGCGGGAAACTCGTCTTCGCCGGGGACGACCTCCAGCTCCCGCCCATATGGGGGGCGGGCGCGGGTGAGGGCGCCGAAGGTGCCGAAGAGATCCAGGACTCGGTCTTCGGGTGGCTGAGGCGGCGCGACCAGGGGCCGGCGCCCTACACCTGCCAGCTCCTGGAGAACTGGCGGATGAACGCCACGCTCTCTGCGTTCTCGGCCGGGACACTGTACGGCCAGGGCTACCGGCCGGCGAACCGTTCTGTGGCTGAACAGCGGATCAGGCTCGCCCCCCCATCGTCCCCTGACCCGTTCATCGAGGCGGTGCTCGACCCGGACCATCCCCTCACCGTCGTGGTGCTCGAAGAGGTGAGGGCGAGCGTGAAAAACAGCGCCGAGGCGGCCCTTGTCGCAGAGATCGCATCGGCCCTGCGCGAGCGGATGTTCGAACCCGGCGGAGACGGCCCTTACCCGGGGGGACGGGCCGGAGACGAGGCGTTCTGGCGGCGGGGTCTCTTCATCGTCAGCCCCCACCACGCCCAGATCCGGGCGATCAGAGAGGAGCTGGCAGGGGGCCGGGCCTGGGAGGCCGACCCCTTCGTGGAAACGGTCGAGAAGATGCAGGGGCAGCAGTGCGAGGCGGTGATCGTCTCGTACGGCGTGAGCGATCATGAGACGGCGCTGCGGGAGGCGGAGTTCATCTACAGCAGGAACCGTCTCAACGTCTCGGTGACGCGGGCCCGTGCAAAGTGCATCGTATTTCTCCCCCGCCCCCTCCTCGAACCCTCCTTCGACCTGCTCCAGAACGAGAAGGCAGGAGAGGGGCTCAGGCACATGCTCGACCTGATCGCCTTCTGCAGGAGGGAGGGGGAGGAACGGACCTTCACCCTCGATAAGGCAGGCCGCGTGACAGTACTCAGGACGGCGTAG